In the genome of Coleofasciculus sp. FACHB-1120, one region contains:
- a CDS encoding TniB family NTP-binding protein, whose translation MQKLWGDEPIAEELQPLIKRLITPIVVELEHMQQIHEWLDMQRLSKQPGRIVAPPRAGKSITCDVYRLLNKPQKKPGRRDIVPVLYLQAPGDCSVGELLGLILELLKYGATTGKVTELRKRVQRVLKESQVEMIIIDEANFLKLNTFSEIARIYDLLKISIILVGTDGLDNLIKRNEYIHDRFIECYRFDVISEKKFPKMVEIWEREIADLPVPSNLNREETLKPLYTKTGGKLGLLDKVIRKAAILSLKKGLKSIDKATLHEVLERFE comes from the coding sequence GTGCAAAAGTTATGGGGTGATGAGCCAATTGCTGAGGAATTGCAACCATTAATTAAGCGATTAATTACTCCAATCGTTGTAGAACTGGAACATATGCAACAGATCCATGAATGGTTGGATATGCAGCGCCTATCGAAACAGCCAGGGCGAATTGTGGCTCCTCCACGAGCAGGTAAGTCTATCACTTGCGATGTTTACAGGTTGCTAAATAAGCCACAGAAAAAACCAGGTAGGCGAGATATTGTACCCGTTTTGTATTTGCAAGCCCCTGGAGATTGTTCCGTAGGAGAATTATTAGGATTAATTCTTGAGCTTCTTAAGTATGGTGCAACTACGGGGAAAGTAACCGAACTTAGAAAAAGGGTTCAACGGGTTCTGAAGGAATCTCAGGTAGAGATGATTATTATTGATGAAGCCAATTTCCTTAAGCTGAATACGTTCAGCGAAATTGCCCGTATTTATGATTTGTTAAAAATTTCGATTATTCTGGTGGGTACAGATGGACTAGATAATTTAATCAAGCGAAATGAGTATATTCACGATCGCTTCATAGAGTGTTACCGCTTTGATGTCATATCGGAAAAGAAATTTCCCAAGATGGTAGAAATATGGGAACGGGAGATTGCTGACTTACCAGTGCCATCGAATCTTAACAGAGAAGAAACTTTAAAGCCTTTGTATACAAAAACAGGAGGTAAACTTGGTTTGCTAGATAAAGTAATCCGAAAAGCAGCAATTTTATCTTTAAAGAAAGGGTTGAAATCTATTGATAAAGCTACATTGCATGAAGTGCTGGAGCGATTTGAGTAG
- the ribD gene encoding bifunctional diaminohydroxyphosphoribosylaminopyrimidine deaminase/5-amino-6-(5-phosphoribosylamino)uracil reductase RibD: protein MMQRCIELARRALGQTAPNPLVGSVIVQDGQIVGEGFHPGAGHPHAEVFALRDAGERAKRATIYVNLEPCNHYGRTPPCSEALVAAGVNKVVVGMVDPDPRVSGGGIERLRAAGIEVVVGVEEDACRQLNEAFIHRVLYQRPFGILKYAMTLDGKIATTTGHSAWITSPNARNEVHRMRVACDAVIVGGNTVRLDNPHLTSHQTEAHNPLRVVMSRTLDLPVEAHVWETVEAPTLVLTEVGANPDFQQMLLKKGVMVVELTPLTPTKAMAYLYERGLSSVLWECGGTLAASAIAEGTVQKILAFIAPKIVGGRLAPSPIGDLGFASMTEALSLERVCWRAVGSDCLVEGYLPLAVSSQ, encoded by the coding sequence ATGATGCAGCGGTGTATAGAATTAGCTCGTCGCGCCTTGGGACAAACCGCGCCTAATCCCCTAGTGGGTTCTGTCATTGTCCAGGATGGGCAGATTGTGGGGGAAGGGTTTCATCCCGGTGCCGGTCATCCCCATGCAGAAGTCTTTGCGCTGCGGGACGCCGGTGAACGAGCCAAAAGAGCCACAATTTATGTAAATCTGGAACCTTGTAACCACTACGGACGGACGCCTCCCTGTTCGGAAGCGTTGGTAGCCGCAGGGGTGAACAAGGTGGTGGTGGGCATGGTAGACCCCGATCCGCGCGTATCGGGAGGAGGGATTGAGCGGTTACGAGCAGCGGGCATAGAAGTTGTGGTGGGCGTGGAAGAAGACGCCTGTCGGCAGCTAAATGAGGCTTTTATCCATCGCGTTCTCTACCAGCGTCCGTTTGGCATTTTAAAATACGCCATGACTTTGGATGGCAAAATTGCTACAACCACCGGACATAGTGCCTGGATCACCAGCCCGAATGCCCGCAATGAGGTACATCGAATGCGGGTGGCGTGTGATGCGGTGATCGTGGGCGGCAATACGGTGCGTCTGGATAACCCCCACTTGACTAGCCATCAGACAGAGGCACACAATCCCTTGCGGGTAGTCATGAGTCGCACGCTGGATTTGCCCGTCGAGGCTCATGTGTGGGAGACGGTGGAGGCTCCCACTTTAGTGCTAACAGAGGTGGGAGCTAATCCGGATTTTCAGCAGATGCTGTTGAAAAAGGGTGTGATGGTAGTGGAGCTGACTCCACTAACACCGACCAAGGCAATGGCGTACCTATATGAGCGTGGATTATCGAGCGTGCTGTGGGAATGTGGCGGCACTTTAGCAGCAAGCGCGATCGCAGAAGGGACAGTGCAAAAAATTCTTGCCTTCATTGCTCCCAAAATTGTCGGCGGCAGGTTGGCTCCTTCTCCTATTGGGGATTTGGGGTTTGCAAGCATGACAGAGGCACTCTCTTTAGAGCGCGTCTGTTGGCGAGCTGTCGGCTCAGATTGTCTGGTTGAAGGTTATTTACCCTTAGCAGTCAGTAGTCAATAG
- a CDS encoding Mu transposase C-terminal domain-containing protein — MEEMPLIDPGVESLLSDEDNDREEIQQKEVTEEIAIVTELSDEAKFRMEVIQSLIAPCDRKTYGQKLKEAADKLGKTVRTVQRLVNKYQKEGLSAITDTERSDKGNYRIDPDWQDFIIKTFKEGNKGSKKMTPAQVAIRVQARAEQLGCEKYPSHMSVYRVLNPIIERQEQKQKIRNIGWRGSRVSHKTRDGQTLDVRHSNHVWQCDHTKLDIMLVDQYGEPLARPWLSKITDSYSRCIMGIHLGFDAPSSQVVALALRHAILPKHYSSEFNLHCEWGTYGIPENLFTDGGKDFRSEHLKQIAFELGFECHLRDRPSEGGIEERGFGTINTDFLAGFYGYLGSNVQERSEKAEEEACVTLREIHLLLVRYIVDNYNQRIDARTKDQTRFERWDAGLPTLPPVIKERELDICLMKKTRRSIYKGGYLSFENIMYRGDSLPVYAGETVTLRFDPRDITTVWVYRSEMGKDVFLTAAHALDLETEQLSFEDNKAASRKLRKAGKDINNKSILAEVRERDVFIKQKKKSRQERKKSEQAQVHPIYESPKNIQLEAVESSETQPETQPQRPRVFNLDQLSRDYDE, encoded by the coding sequence ATGGAAGAAATGCCACTGATAGATCCTGGTGTTGAATCTCTTCTTTCTGATGAGGACAATGACCGAGAAGAAATCCAACAGAAAGAAGTAACAGAAGAAATTGCGATCGTAACTGAACTGTCAGACGAAGCAAAGTTCAGGATGGAAGTGATTCAAAGCCTGATTGCACCATGCGATCGCAAAACCTATGGGCAAAAATTAAAGGAAGCAGCGGACAAACTCGGAAAAACGGTTCGGACAGTACAGCGACTCGTTAACAAGTATCAGAAAGAAGGTTTATCGGCGATTACTGACACTGAGCGCTCCGATAAAGGCAATTACCGAATTGATCCTGACTGGCAAGATTTTATTATTAAAACCTTTAAGGAGGGGAATAAAGGTAGTAAAAAAATGACTCCGGCTCAAGTGGCAATTAGGGTACAAGCTAGAGCGGAGCAGCTAGGTTGCGAGAAATACCCTAGCCATATGAGTGTGTATAGGGTTCTTAATCCTATAATTGAGCGACAAGAACAGAAACAGAAGATACGAAATATTGGCTGGCGAGGGTCAAGAGTATCCCATAAGACTCGCGATGGGCAAACTCTGGACGTGCGGCATAGCAATCATGTCTGGCAGTGCGATCATACAAAATTAGACATCATGTTGGTGGATCAATATGGTGAACCTTTGGCTCGTCCTTGGCTAAGCAAAATCACCGACAGTTATTCTCGCTGCATCATGGGCATTCATTTAGGCTTCGATGCACCGAGTTCTCAAGTTGTTGCCTTAGCTTTGCGCCATGCAATTTTACCCAAGCACTATAGTTCTGAATTTAACCTTCATTGTGAGTGGGGAACTTATGGCATTCCAGAAAACTTGTTCACTGATGGTGGCAAGGATTTTCGTTCGGAGCATTTGAAGCAAATTGCTTTTGAACTTGGCTTTGAGTGCCATTTGCGCGATCGCCCTTCTGAAGGGGGTATAGAAGAACGGGGATTTGGGACAATTAATACTGATTTTCTAGCCGGGTTCTACGGATATTTAGGCTCAAACGTGCAGGAACGCTCAGAGAAAGCTGAGGAAGAAGCTTGCGTAACGCTACGGGAGATACATCTGCTATTGGTGCGCTACATCGTTGATAACTACAATCAGCGCATTGATGCCAGAACAAAAGATCAGACTCGTTTTGAACGGTGGGATGCAGGATTGCCTACTTTGCCGCCTGTAATTAAGGAGCGGGAATTAGATATTTGCCTGATGAAAAAAACTCGCCGCAGTATCTATAAAGGTGGGTATTTAAGCTTTGAAAATATCATGTATCGGGGTGATAGCCTGCCAGTTTACGCTGGTGAAACTGTAACCCTCCGATTTGACCCTAGAGATATCACCACCGTTTGGGTATACCGTTCGGAGATGGGAAAAGATGTATTTCTAACTGCTGCCCATGCTCTAGATTTAGAAACGGAGCAACTTTCTTTTGAAGATAATAAAGCGGCTAGTCGTAAACTGCGTAAGGCGGGGAAAGATATTAATAATAAATCTATCTTGGCAGAAGTCCGTGAGCGGGATGTTTTCATCAAGCAAAAGAAAAAAAGCCGACAGGAACGCAAAAAATCAGAACAAGCTCAGGTGCATCCTATTTACGAGTCACCTAAAAATATTCAATTAGAAGCGGTGGAATCTTCTGAAACACAGCCTGAAACTCAACCGCAACGTCCTAGAGTCTTTAACCTTGACCAACTCAGTAGAGATTACGATGAATAG
- a CDS encoding TniQ family protein — protein sequence METVEDKPWFFQVEPLEGESISHFLGRFRRDNYLTPGELGKLAGIGWVVGRWEKFYLNPFPTKQELEALASIVGVEIERLYQMLPSQGVVMQLKPIRLCAACYGENPYHRLEWQFKERWGCDRHQLRLLAKCTNCETPFPVPALWVHGECPHCFLPFATMAKRQKLLTRCDK from the coding sequence GTGGAAACAGTTGAGGATAAACCTTGGTTTTTCCAAGTAGAACCTTTAGAAGGCGAAAGTATCAGCCATTTTTTAGGACGCTTTCGCCGGGATAATTATTTGACTCCTGGGGAATTAGGTAAACTGGCAGGCATTGGTTGGGTTGTCGGACGATGGGAAAAGTTTTACTTGAATCCCTTTCCTACAAAGCAAGAGTTAGAGGCTTTAGCCTCTATAGTGGGGGTGGAGATTGAAAGGCTGTATCAAATGCTGCCCTCGCAGGGTGTGGTAATGCAGCTTAAACCGATTCGTTTATGTGCAGCTTGTTATGGGGAGAACCCCTATCATCGGCTTGAGTGGCAGTTTAAGGAGCGATGGGGATGCGATCGCCACCAGTTGCGTTTGTTAGCAAAATGCACTAACTGTGAAACACCGTTCCCGGTTCCTGCGTTGTGGGTACACGGTGAATGTCCGCATTGTTTTCTGCCGTTTGCAACAATGGCGAAACGTCAAAAACTTTTGACAAGATGTGATAAATAG
- a CDS encoding BrxA family protein, whose protein sequence is MDLCVREQQQECLETDPRFPIMELLGQIRDTSPASSRNTSNGALVGESYTLFSAVRNGLPLSDVRASVVAGEVIQKRSYQTRRKIWDAISRRYLSVCAKWVGGSLAEASESGLQSAEYLSLAYLYFALRDRLVFDFVTQVVSDKWQRQATAIDRYDVLDFLKQQADEFPQINRWRESTLQKLASNALSSLRDFGVLRGIRKKYIQRPTIASETVFHLLCILMAEGLRGQAILSAPDWRLFLWSETEVASALSELAQKRWIRFERVGRTVILEMIRMPEVPNEPK, encoded by the coding sequence ATGGATCTTTGTGTGCGAGAACAACAGCAAGAATGTTTGGAAACTGACCCGCGATTCCCGATTATGGAACTCTTGGGTCAGATTCGAGATACTTCTCCAGCTTCGTCTCGCAATACCTCTAATGGGGCGTTGGTAGGGGAGAGTTATACTCTCTTCAGTGCTGTTAGAAACGGATTGCCTCTATCCGACGTGCGTGCCAGCGTAGTGGCAGGAGAGGTGATTCAGAAGCGTTCCTACCAAACTCGTCGAAAAATTTGGGATGCGATCTCGCGTCGGTATCTTTCGGTGTGCGCTAAGTGGGTGGGGGGTTCCCTGGCTGAGGCTAGTGAGTCGGGATTACAATCAGCAGAGTACCTTTCTCTGGCATATCTATACTTTGCTCTGCGCGATCGCTTAGTGTTTGATTTTGTAACCCAGGTAGTTTCGGATAAGTGGCAGCGACAGGCAACGGCAATCGATCGCTATGATGTGCTGGATTTTTTAAAACAACAGGCTGATGAATTCCCTCAGATTAATCGATGGCGCGAAAGTACGCTTCAAAAACTGGCAAGTAATGCCCTGTCTTCGCTTAGGGATTTTGGTGTTCTTAGAGGCATTCGGAAAAAGTACATCCAACGACCAACGATTGCTTCAGAAACAGTTTTCCATCTGTTGTGCATTCTCATGGCAGAAGGTCTGAGGGGACAAGCTATCTTGTCAGCACCAGATTGGCGGCTGTTTCTCTGGTCTGAAACGGAGGTAGCCAGCGCTTTAAGCGAACTTGCCCAAAAACGGTGGATCAGGTTTGAAAGAGTGGGTAGAACCGTCATTCTAGAGATGATACGGATGCCGGAGGTTCCCAATGAGCCAAAGTAG